The Leishmania infantum JPCM5 WGS CACT00000000 data, contig 15, whole genome shotgun sequence DNA segment GTCGGCTGTCATTGTTGCGGGTTCGCGATGTCGTTCAGGATCAACACGGTCCTCTACGCCATCCTGCAGTTCATCGCGTTCCTCTTCGTGCTGGTGGCTACGCCGCTCAGCATGTTTTCGATGGCGGTGAAGGGACTGCCGAACGAAGGTTGCTACACCCTATGGGGGTTTAAGTCAACCTGCAACAGGGGAATGGAGGTCACCAAGTCGGACGAGCTCTGGGCAAACTGCATGGGCCGCCGCAACCGCTTCCGTGCAGCACAGGCATTCGTTGTCATCTCCATATTCGTGTACGGCACGGCGTTCGTCTTGGGCCTCAttgcgctgtgctgctgcgcctgcctcCGCTGGGCCTGCCTGGCGCTCAACGTTGCCGGCATCGC contains these protein-coding regions:
- a CDS encoding amastin-like surface protein, putative → MSFRINTVLYAILQFIAFLFVLVATPLSMFSMAVKGLPNEGCYTLWGFKSTCNRGMEVTKSDELWANCMGRRNRFRAAQAFVVISIFVYGTAFVLGLIALCCCACLRWACLALNVAGIATLCIVWASMVVTFNKYEGPGCPAMKEITTLGAGLILLVVAWCLDIINIALLLLPWQDRDSDKLGK